One genomic window of Methanosphaera sp. ISO3-F5 includes the following:
- a CDS encoding ATP-binding protein encodes MADILSKTEYMEHVGRGISRMKTSMLEYALPSPIFEENNNFFKVTLYNSTNSNPNNKHRNNQHKTSILDNIKLNNRQKQLLIDLSEK; translated from the coding sequence ATTGCGGACATATTGAGTAAAACAGAATATATGGAACATGTAGGAAGAGGAATTTCTAGGATGAAAACTTCAATGTTAGAATATGCTTTACCGTCCCCTATTTTTGAAGAAAATAATAACTTCTTCAAAGTAACATTATACAATTCAACAAATAGTAATCCAAATAATAAACATAGAAATAACCAACATAAAACTAGTATCTTAGACAATATTAAACTTAATAATCGACAAAAACAGTTATTAATTGATTTAAGTGAAAAATGA
- a CDS encoding ATP-binding protein — protein sequence MDELEIRNSIINNINNSYPLINNNLKHDYKYLKERTIYFELKEYIDKFIDSCNPNRSFIIPGIRGVGKTTLLYQLYKYLYEIKNIQENRILFLDLNRLKHRPDFNLLDYLDVFIKDINEEHYLTSTQLFVLIDETQYAKNWDIAAKTMYDENSNVFIVFTGSNALNLESTADTLRRSIKKQMYPLTFSEYTELNYNINMPYKFTDIIYDVLQTGDVEELEKIEKQLHLNEYKVLKHNIKKEFEYYLEYGDLPVTILKNKIDSIQTTLEVSDKIVETDMDLISSIKSETRLKAYELISLLATEKPGEIALNKIANNIQTSTKTIENLLEILRKTELIFPIEIYGSPSKKSRTPTKYYFLSTQSKAAFFLSEGDLSRDTRQSLGILAENMVASTLHRIKETKKNKTGVYYDARRGGVDFIITTKNGNVVPIEVGIGKKNKKQIIQAINYYKSEYGIVISNRTDFITKEDNIIFIPLSTFSLA from the coding sequence ATGGATGAACTAGAAATAAGAAATAGTATAATTAATAACATTAATAATTCCTACCCATTAATCAATAACAATTTAAAACATGATTACAAGTATTTAAAAGAAAGAACAATATATTTTGAATTAAAAGAATATATTGACAAATTCATAGATTCTTGTAACCCAAACAGATCATTTATTATTCCAGGAATTCGAGGAGTAGGAAAAACAACACTACTATACCAATTATATAAATACTTATATGAAATAAAAAATATCCAAGAAAACAGAATATTATTTCTTGATCTAAACAGACTAAAACACAGACCAGATTTTAATCTGCTTGACTATTTAGACGTATTTATCAAAGATATTAATGAAGAGCACTATTTAACATCAACACAACTTTTTGTTTTAATTGATGAAACACAATATGCTAAAAACTGGGATATAGCTGCTAAAACAATGTATGATGAAAATTCAAACGTGTTCATAGTATTCACAGGATCCAATGCATTAAATCTTGAATCAACAGCGGACACACTACGACGATCAATAAAAAAACAAATGTATCCCTTAACTTTTTCTGAGTATACCGAGTTAAATTATAATATAAACATGCCCTATAAGTTTACAGACATAATCTATGATGTGTTGCAAACAGGGGATGTAGAAGAATTAGAAAAAATAGAAAAACAATTACATTTAAATGAATATAAAGTCTTAAAACATAATATTAAAAAAGAATTCGAATACTATCTTGAATATGGTGATTTGCCAGTAACAATACTTAAAAACAAGATTGATAGCATACAGACAACACTCGAAGTATCTGATAAAATAGTAGAAACCGATATGGATCTAATATCATCAATAAAAAGTGAAACAAGATTAAAAGCTTACGAACTAATATCATTACTAGCAACAGAAAAACCCGGTGAAATAGCACTCAATAAAATAGCTAACAACATCCAAACTTCTACAAAAACAATAGAAAACCTACTTGAAATTCTAAGAAAAACAGAATTAATCTTTCCAATTGAAATATATGGTTCACCATCCAAAAAAAGCAGAACACCCACCAAATACTACTTCTTATCAACACAAAGTAAAGCAGCATTCTTTTTAAGTGAAGGTGATTTATCTAGGGACACAAGACAAAGTCTCGGAATATTGGCAGAAAACATGGTTGCATCAACATTACACAGAATTAAAGAAACAAAAAAGAACAAAACCGGAGTATATTATGATGCCAGAAGAGGAGGAGTTGATTTTATAATAACAACTAAGAATGGAAATGTCGTGCCCATCGAAGTAGGCATAGGTAAAAAAAATAAGAAACAAATTATCCAAGCAATAAACTATTATAAATCAGAGTATGGCATAGTCATATCAAACAGAACAGATTTCATAACAAAAGAAGACAACATAATATTCATACCATTATCCACTTTCAGTCTAGCTTAA
- a CDS encoding HEPN domain-containing protein: MDELEEFFNKAERNLTSSKILYDSGDYANSLSLSYYAMLYLQRHY; this comes from the coding sequence TTGGATGAACTAGAAGAATTTTTTAACAAAGCAGAAAGAAATTTAACTTCAAGTAAAATATTATATGATTCTGGAGATTATGCGAATTCATTATCCTTATCTTATTATGCTATGCTTTATCTTCAAAGGCATTACTAA
- a CDS encoding nucleotidyltransferase domain-containing protein has protein sequence MHNRKKIAEKFAKAIKSEYIKEIILYGSVARGEDKEDSDIDILIITDYYDNLEDKIADEVVKVIFDDDEYISTQIMTVEHFEKTKNFSFLTNVLKEGVTIG, from the coding sequence ATGCATAATAGAAAAAAAATAGCTGAAAAATTTGCTAAAGCTATAAAATCAGAATATATTAAAGAAATAATTCTATATGGATCTGTTGCTCGTGGAGAAGATAAAGAAGATTCTGATATCGATATTCTGATAATAACGGATTATTATGATAATCTTGAAGATAAAATTGCGGATGAAGTTGTTAAAGTAATATTTGATGATGATGAATACATTTCAACTCAGATAATGACAGTAGAACATTTCGAAAAAACAAAAAATTTTTCTTTTCTCACAAATGTTTTAAAAGAAGGTGTAACTATTGGATGA